From Thermococcus sp.:
GAGTAATGGCTTCAGAATGGTCATTTTTTGATTTAACGTTTGGTACCTTCAACATTTCCTTTTGATGACCTCATGGTAGAACTCGGTTGGTGTTAAGATTTGAGGATATGCCTTTCGAGGGTAACCATTCTGTCGTCTCCCCTAATGTCCAGAAGGTCCCCATCCCGTGTGAGTATGAAGTTTGCCCGGGCTTCATAAGCGATTTCAAGCCACTTGTTGTCGTCCTCCTCTCTGCAAAGATTAAACTGTTGGAGAGGAGAGACGACCTCGGATGTTGCGATGAAGTGTGCCAGAGTCTTTTTCCATTCATGGGATAACTTTCCCACTTCTTGGAGAAGGGCCACCTTTAGGGATAGTTCGGTTAAAGCCTCCTCACTCGTGTAATTCACTAGCCTCTTTCTGTCCAAAGCCCTGACAAGCAGAGAGGCCAGGCCGTTGGGTTTTATCAGCGCACCGAGGACGACGTTGGTGTCAAGGACAACTCTCATTTCTTGGCACCTACGAGCCTCCTGTACTCCTTTTCGATTCTCTCGATTAACTCAATGACCTCAGACTCTTCTCCCTCTAAGTCTCCAGCTGTTAGCTTTTTCCATGCCTCTCTGGATTCCCGCTCAAACTCTTCAGGTGGGGTGTTCCGGGCAATTTCCCTGACCTCCTCTAACATGAGCTGGCCGATGGTCAGTGTTACGGCGAACTTGATGAAGTCGCTTCTGCTCCTGAACTCCCTCTTTTTGACTAGTTCATCTATCTTCCTCACGACGTAGCCGGGCAGTCTCACCGAAACTGGGTACTCAACGTTTTCGGCCATCTTTCCACCGCTTCAGTGTTGACTACAATAGTATTTAAGAATTGCGTGTTGGAGAATGGGAAAATAGGCTACTCCATCAGCACCCCATAGAGCCTCTCTATCTCCTCAAGCTCCTCCTCGGTTATTCCATAGAGCCGGGCGACTTTCTCGTCAATCTTTGCTTCGATTTTTCCGAGCTTTTCTTCGATTTCCCCTATCTTTTCCCTGAGCTCCTCGATTTTCGCCTTTAGAGCTTTCCGTTCGTCGCCCCTCTTGCCCTTGAGTGATGTCTTCAGGCCCTTTAGCTCGTCAAGGAGCTCGTACTTTTCTCCGGATATCTCATGGGCTTTCTTTGAAAGCTCCGCGAGTTCGAGGTGGATTTCATTTGACGGGTCGAAGGTTGGAACGTTGACGTTGTTGAGGACGTGGGTTGAGATTTGAGTTTCAATTGTATAGCTAGCGACTATTAGCTGAGTGATAGTCGAGTTAAGAACTGCTGACAGATAATGGGCTTCGTCTTCGTTTTCCAATGGAACAAGCATGAGCTTTTCGTTAGGAATCAGAATTTTCTCTCCTAAATACCTGTCTGAGTGATAGCCCATTACAGCTGTGGAGAACTCAGCCTTTCCGCTGATTTTTCCGGCGATGTATTTCCACACAACTTTGTATGGTTTGAAGGTGTAGGCTCCTATATCATATACTGCATAGAACGGGTTTCCCCTGCCCCAGAGCTTGTGAATAGACCGACCCTTCAGTTTTTCCTCAAAGGTCTTCAGGTACTCGTAGGTCAGGGGATAGCGAACTTTGAGTTCATCCTCTGGTAGAGGTT
This genomic window contains:
- a CDS encoding ribbon-helix-helix protein, CopG family, with translation MAENVEYPVSVRLPGYVVRKIDELVKKREFRSRSDFIKFAVTLTIGQLMLEEVREIARNTPPEEFERESREAWKKLTAGDLEGEESEVIELIERIEKEYRRLVGAKK
- a CDS encoding putative toxin-antitoxin system toxin component, PIN family codes for the protein MRVVLDTNVVLGALIKPNGLASLLVRALDRKRLVNYTSEEALTELSLKVALLQEVGKLSHEWKKTLAHFIATSEVVSPLQQFNLCREEDDNKWLEIAYEARANFILTRDGDLLDIRGDDRMVTLERHILKS